Within the Gemmatimonadota bacterium genome, the region CGCCTTTCACGAATTCATTGGCGCGGCCTGCCTGACCGTCGGGATCGACGGAAGGGGGCCTGGCGCCCCAATCCGTCAATCCCAACATGCCCGACAATACATATACAGCGGCCGAACGCCGCTCCGGTGATGCTCAACCCGTACGGCGAAGCTGGTTCCGACGCGAACCAGGACTTGCGGCCATCTTCCTCGGCCTCGGAGTGATGCTTCTTGCATTGCTGCTGCCGCAGGAACAACGTACCATGGCATTCTACCCTGCGATCGCGCTCGTCGTGATCGGCACCCTTCTAACGCTGCGCCATGGCCCAGACAAGCATCAGGATTTCCGATGACCGGCTGGCGCTGATCGACAGTGAAGCGGCGGACGTCGCCCTTGCGTGATGTGACCTGCGCAGGGCGGCGTTCGCGGCCCGTGCCGCGAATCCCGTGAACGCACCGATTGCGATCGCGGCGATACTTGCGACGGTCGGCATTCTGCTGGGCGGCTCCGTCGTTCTGACCCGCCTCACGGGACGCATCGGGATTCCAATCGCACTTGGCTTCATCGCGGTGGGACTTCTGGCCGGTTCCGAAGGAATCGGCCACATCGCGTTCGAGAACTACAGCTTCGCGTTCCGTGCAGGCGTCGTCGCACTGGTGCTCATCCTCTTCGACGGCGGGCTCAACACGCCGCCGTCGTCGCTGCGTCCGGTTGCCGCGCCGGCCCTCCTGCTCGCGACCGTCGGTGTGGTTGCAACAGCTGGAGTACTCGCTGCGTTCGCGCACCTTGCCGGCGGCCTCGACTGGCCGATCGCGCTGCTCATCGGCGCGGTGGTTTCATCGACCGATGCAGCTGCGGTGTTCGCGACGTTGCGCGGCAGCGGCACCTCGCTCAAATCACGCGTTGGCCGGTTGCTGGAAGCGGAGTCCGGACTCAACGATCCTGTCGCGATCATCCTCACGATATCTCTCACGACGTTCGTGTTGTATCGCACGATCGAGAATGGCGGGAGCGTCTGGACACTCCCACTCACCGCGACATTCGAGATCGTGGTTGGCGGCGTCGCAGGGTGGCTCGCCGGCAAGGCGTCGACAAAACTCATAACTCAGGTACGCCTCGAGTCCGCCGGCCTCTATCCGGTGCTGACGCTCGCCATAGCGATGACGGTTTTTGGCGTTACCACCCTGCTGCACGGAAGCGGCTTCATGGCAGTCTATGTCGCGGGTGTCGTGATCGCAGGCGCCACGCAACTGCCACACCGGCCAGCAATTCTTCGCGTGCACGATGCGTTCGCGTGGCTGGCGCAGATCGGGATGTTCCTCGTGCTCGGGCTGCTCGCATTTCCCACGCGTCTTGCAGCCGCAGCACTGCCGGGCCTCGGCCTCGCACTCGTGCTCACGCTGGTCGCGCGCCCAGCCGCCGTTGCGCTGTGTCTCGCACCGTTTCGCTACTCGCTCCGCGAAACGACGTTCATCGGCATCGTTGGACTGCGCGGCGCGGTTCCTGTCGTACTTGCAACCATCCCTGTAATGGCCGGCATTCCCGGCGCGCGCCGCATCTTCGATGTGGTGTTCTTCATCGTCGTGCTGAACACGCTGATGCCAGGCACGATCGTGGCGTGGCTCGCGCGCAAGCTGGGTGTGGTCGGAGCGGCGACACCCGAGGCGGCGGCGACGATCGTGATCGAATCGAGCGAGCCGATGCAGAGCTCGCTCAGATCGTATTTCGTGGACAGGGCATTGCCCGTATGCGGTGTGCCACTATCCGAAGTCCCGTTTCCGGACGGCGCCGCTGTCACGATGATCGTTCGCGGCACGGCGTTGCTGGTCGCCGAGGGCGCGACCCAGTTGCAACCGGGTGATCACGTGTATGTGCTCGCATCGCCCCAAGCGGACCCGATGATACAACTTCTGTTCGGCCGACCGGAAATTCTGGAGTGAAAAGACAAGAGGCGCATCCAGACTGGATGCGCCTCCTGCGTTACCCGTGTCCCGCCGTGTTACTCTAGTTCGCCAAGCAGCTTGGCAATCCCCGGAGGGCTCGCCGCTGCACCTGCGGCGGCTCCTGCCTTGCCCGGACGGAAATCCTCGTCCTCGTCACCAGCGGCGAGAATCTCCTCCATCGTCGGCTCGGGT harbors:
- a CDS encoding potassium/proton antiporter yields the protein MNAPIAIAAILATVGILLGGSVVLTRLTGRIGIPIALGFIAVGLLAGSEGIGHIAFENYSFAFRAGVVALVLILFDGGLNTPPSSLRPVAAPALLLATVGVVATAGVLAAFAHLAGGLDWPIALLIGAVVSSTDAAAVFATLRGSGTSLKSRVGRLLEAESGLNDPVAIILTISLTTFVLYRTIENGGSVWTLPLTATFEIVVGGVAGWLAGKASTKLITQVRLESAGLYPVLTLAIAMTVFGVTTLLHGSGFMAVYVAGVVIAGATQLPHRPAILRVHDAFAWLAQIGMFLVLGLLAFPTRLAAAALPGLGLALVLTLVARPAAVALCLAPFRYSLRETTFIGIVGLRGAVPVVLATIPVMAGIPGARRIFDVVFFIVVLNTLMPGTIVAWLARKLGVVGAATPEAAATIVIESSEPMQSSLRSYFVDRALPVCGVPLSEVPFPDGAAVTMIVRGTALLVAEGATQLQPGDHVYVLASPQADPMIQLLFGRPEILE